The following proteins are encoded in a genomic region of Streptomyces gobiensis:
- the solA gene encoding N-methyl-L-tryptophan oxidase, which translates to MAPVTHDVIVLGLGGMGSAAAHQLAARGARVLGLEKFGPVHHRGSSHGGSRITRQSYFEGPDYVPLLLRSYELYERLERDSGRRIATLCGGVMIGRPGSVAVSGSLRTARQWDLPHELLDAKEIRKRFPTLTPAEDEVALYEARAGLLRPEFTVAAQLQLATRGGAELHYEEPVTRWEALAGGRGVRVHTTENVYTAGQLVICPGAWAPRLLAGLGVTVTIERQIMYWFEPDGGTRPYEPGQHPIYVWEDEQGVQIYGFPAIDGPGGGAKVAFFRKGTVCTPETIDRTVYPEEIAAMAGQLAGRLPTLPGTFLRAATCMYSTTPDQHFVIARHPAYSDAVTVACGFSGHGFKFVPVVGEILADLALTGRTDHPIALFDPRRPMPAPV; encoded by the coding sequence ATGGCCCCCGTTACCCATGACGTGATCGTGCTCGGGCTCGGCGGCATGGGAAGCGCCGCCGCCCACCAGCTCGCCGCCCGGGGCGCCCGGGTGCTGGGACTGGAGAAGTTCGGCCCGGTACACCACCGCGGCTCCAGCCACGGCGGCTCCCGCATCACCCGCCAGTCGTACTTCGAGGGACCGGACTATGTGCCGTTGCTGCTGCGGTCGTACGAGCTGTACGAGCGGCTGGAGCGGGACAGCGGCCGCAGGATCGCCACACTGTGCGGTGGTGTGATGATCGGCCGGCCCGGCAGCGTCGCTGTCTCCGGGAGTCTGCGTACGGCCCGGCAGTGGGATCTGCCGCACGAGTTGCTGGACGCCAAGGAGATCCGCAAGCGCTTTCCGACCCTGACACCGGCCGAGGACGAGGTGGCGCTCTACGAGGCACGGGCCGGTCTGCTCCGCCCCGAGTTCACCGTCGCCGCACAGCTCCAGCTCGCCACGCGGGGCGGCGCCGAGCTGCACTACGAGGAGCCCGTGACCCGCTGGGAAGCGCTTGCGGGCGGCCGGGGTGTACGCGTCCACACCACTGAGAACGTGTACACCGCCGGGCAGTTGGTGATCTGCCCCGGGGCCTGGGCTCCCCGGCTGCTCGCCGGTCTCGGAGTGACGGTCACCATCGAGCGGCAGATCATGTACTGGTTCGAGCCCGATGGCGGCACCCGGCCGTACGAACCCGGTCAGCACCCCATCTACGTATGGGAGGACGAGCAGGGAGTGCAGATCTACGGCTTCCCGGCGATCGACGGTCCGGGCGGCGGAGCGAAGGTCGCGTTCTTCCGGAAGGGCACCGTGTGCACCCCGGAGACCATCGACCGCACCGTGTACCCCGAGGAGATCGCCGCGATGGCCGGGCAGCTGGCCGGCCGGCTGCCCACCCTGCCCGGCACCTTTCTGCGGGCAGCCACCTGTATGTACAGCACCACGCCGGATCAGCACTTTGTGATCGCTCGGCATCCGGCGTACTCAGACGCCGTCACCGTCGCCTGCGGCTTCTCCGGGCACGGCTTCAAGTTTGTGCCCGTCGTCGGGGAGATCCTTGCCGATCTCGCGCTGACCGGCCG
- a CDS encoding GcvT family protein, whose product MNPRVVIIGAGVVGCSLADELTARGWTRVTVLEQGPLKSPGGSTSHAPGLVFQTNPCKTLTEFAAYTVRKFTALLEDGEPCFQPVGGLEIATSEERWAELHRKAGLAASWGVRGELLTPQRCAELWPMLDAGRILGGFHTPGDGLARALPACRAQARRATARGARFLERHTVTAIERDGGRVTGVVTDRGTFGADIVVCAAGFWGPVIGAMAGVTVPLLPVAHQYARTAPLTVPTGSVAGRPILRFQDRDLYFREHSEAGNIRIGMGSYAHRPMPVDPFTVSAYDDAPVMPSALPFTPEDFAPSWQDAVGLLPALAQGRIEEGFNGVFSFTPDGMPVLGESRELRGFWLAEAVWVTHSAGVGKAVAEWLTTGEPAADIHACDVRRFEEAQRSPSYIAERGAQNFVEVYDVIHPLQPMEQPRPLRVSPFFSRQRELGAYFLEGAGWERPHWYESNAPLAAGLELPERDSWSARYWSPIAAAEARATRERVALYDMTPLKRLSVTGPGALDFLQRMTTNQLAKRPGSVTYTLLLNPSGGVRSDLTVARLAPDAFQVGCNSELDLDWLLRHAPDDVRVTDITPGTCCVGVWGPLARALVQPLTREDFSHRGLGYFKARRAFIGCVPVTAMRLSYVGELGWELYTSADLGLRLWDTLWEAGQPYGVVAGGRSAFNSLRLEKGYRAWGADMTTEHNPYEAGLGFAVRMDKGDFMGRAALEGLGEKTAARRLACLTLDDPAAMVMGKEPVYVDGVPKGYVTSAAYGYTVGRAIAYAWLPARAAVPGTAVHIEYFGEKVPATVATEPLFDPRMEHILT is encoded by the coding sequence GTGAATCCACGGGTGGTCATCATCGGGGCCGGAGTCGTCGGCTGCTCGCTGGCCGATGAGCTCACCGCGCGTGGCTGGACGCGGGTGACGGTGCTGGAGCAGGGGCCCCTGAAGTCGCCGGGGGGCTCGACCTCACACGCCCCGGGTCTGGTCTTCCAGACCAACCCCTGCAAGACACTGACCGAGTTCGCCGCGTACACCGTACGGAAGTTCACCGCCCTGCTGGAGGACGGCGAGCCCTGCTTCCAGCCGGTCGGCGGCCTGGAGATCGCCACCAGCGAGGAGCGCTGGGCCGAACTGCACCGTAAGGCGGGGCTGGCCGCCTCCTGGGGCGTACGAGGAGAACTGCTCACCCCGCAGCGGTGCGCCGAGCTGTGGCCGATGCTGGACGCGGGCCGGATACTCGGCGGGTTCCACACCCCCGGTGACGGGCTGGCCCGTGCGCTGCCCGCCTGCCGTGCCCAGGCCCGGCGGGCGACGGCACGCGGTGCGCGGTTCCTGGAGCGGCACACCGTCACCGCCATTGAGCGGGACGGCGGGCGGGTCACGGGCGTCGTCACCGACCGGGGCACCTTCGGCGCCGACATCGTCGTCTGCGCGGCCGGTTTCTGGGGCCCGGTGATCGGCGCGATGGCCGGGGTGACGGTGCCGCTGCTGCCGGTAGCGCATCAGTACGCCAGGACGGCACCGCTGACCGTGCCGACGGGGAGCGTGGCGGGCCGCCCGATTCTGCGCTTTCAGGACCGGGATCTGTACTTCCGCGAGCACAGCGAGGCGGGAAACATCCGTATCGGCATGGGCTCCTATGCCCATCGGCCCATGCCTGTCGATCCGTTCACCGTGTCCGCCTACGACGACGCCCCCGTGATGCCGTCCGCGCTGCCCTTCACCCCGGAGGATTTCGCCCCCAGCTGGCAGGACGCGGTCGGCCTGCTGCCTGCCCTGGCGCAGGGCCGCATCGAGGAGGGCTTCAACGGCGTCTTCTCCTTTACGCCCGACGGTATGCCGGTGCTCGGCGAATCCCGTGAGCTGCGCGGCTTCTGGCTCGCGGAGGCGGTGTGGGTCACCCACTCCGCCGGGGTGGGCAAGGCGGTGGCCGAGTGGCTGACCACGGGGGAGCCCGCCGCCGATATCCACGCGTGCGATGTACGACGCTTCGAGGAGGCACAGCGTTCTCCTTCCTATATCGCCGAGCGTGGCGCACAGAACTTTGTCGAGGTCTATGACGTCATCCATCCCCTGCAGCCGATGGAGCAGCCGCGACCACTGCGGGTGAGCCCCTTCTTCAGCCGCCAGCGGGAGCTGGGCGCGTACTTCCTGGAGGGGGCGGGCTGGGAGCGACCGCACTGGTACGAGTCCAACGCCCCGCTCGCCGCCGGGCTGGAGCTGCCGGAGCGCGACAGCTGGTCGGCCCGCTACTGGTCGCCCATCGCCGCCGCCGAGGCCAGGGCCACCCGGGAGCGGGTCGCCCTGTACGACATGACCCCGCTCAAGCGGCTGTCGGTGACGGGGCCGGGCGCACTGGACTTCCTGCAGCGCATGACCACCAACCAGCTGGCGAAGAGGCCTGGTTCGGTCACCTACACCCTGCTTCTGAACCCCTCCGGCGGGGTGCGCAGCGATCTGACGGTCGCACGGCTGGCACCGGACGCCTTCCAGGTGGGGTGCAACAGCGAGCTCGATCTGGACTGGCTGCTGCGGCACGCACCCGACGATGTACGCGTAACTGACATCACGCCGGGCACCTGCTGCGTAGGGGTATGGGGGCCGCTCGCCCGCGCTCTCGTCCAGCCGCTGACCCGCGAGGACTTCTCCCACCGGGGCCTGGGCTACTTCAAGGCAAGGCGGGCGTTCATCGGCTGTGTGCCGGTGACCGCGATGCGGCTGTCCTACGTGGGCGAGCTGGGCTGGGAGCTGTACACCAGTGCCGATCTGGGCCTGCGGCTGTGGGACACCCTGTGGGAGGCCGGTCAGCCGTACGGGGTGGTCGCGGGCGGGCGCTCCGCCTTCAACAGCCTGCGGCTGGAGAAGGGGTACCGCGCGTGGGGCGCCGATATGACCACCGAGCACAACCCGTACGAGGCCGGACTTGGTTTCGCCGTCCGTATGGACAAGGGCGACTTCATGGGGCGCGCGGCCCTTGAGGGGCTGGGCGAGAAGACGGCGGCGCGCAGGCTGGCCTGCCTCACCCTGGACGACCCGGCCGCCATGGTCATGGGCAAGGAGCCGGTGTACGTGGACGGCGTACCCAAGGGCTATGTCACCAGCGCCGCTTACGGCTACACGGTCGGCCGCGCCATCGCCTACGCCTGGCTGCCCGCGAGGGCCGCCGTGCCCGGTACCGCGGTGCATATCGAGTACTTCGGCGAGAAGGTCCCCGCGACCGTCGCCACCGAACCCCTCTTCGACCCCCGGATGGAGCACATCCTCACGTAA
- a CDS encoding S-(hydroxymethyl)mycothiol dehydrogenase, with product MPQESRAVVAVKKGAPVEVLPVLVPDPGPGEVLIDVQACGVCHTDLHYREGAVHDGFPFLLGHEAAGVVTAVGPEVTEPLPGDFVVLAWRAPCGTCRSCRRGRPWYCFNSRNAAQPITLLDGTPLSAALGIGAFAERTLVAAGQAIKVDPSARPEAASLIGCGVMAGYGAAVHTGGVGNGDTVAVIGCGGVGNAAIAGASLAGARRVIAIDIDDAKLDAAIRFGATDTVHSLGTDPIEAVRGLTGGYGADVVIDAVGRPETYRQAFYMRDHAGVLVQVGVPEPDMRIDLPLIDLFSRGGSLKSSWYGDCLPSRDFPVLIDLHLRRKLDLDAFVSETLSLDEVEAAFTKMQRGDVLRSVVIL from the coding sequence ATGCCGCAAGAATCCCGCGCCGTTGTCGCCGTCAAGAAGGGCGCACCCGTCGAGGTGCTGCCCGTCCTTGTCCCCGACCCAGGCCCCGGTGAAGTTCTGATCGACGTTCAGGCCTGTGGGGTGTGCCATACGGACCTGCACTACCGGGAGGGCGCCGTCCATGACGGCTTTCCTTTCCTCCTCGGCCATGAGGCGGCGGGCGTGGTCACGGCCGTGGGCCCCGAGGTCACCGAGCCACTGCCGGGCGACTTTGTGGTCCTGGCCTGGCGGGCGCCCTGCGGTACCTGCCGCTCCTGCCGCCGGGGCCGCCCCTGGTACTGCTTCAACAGCCGTAATGCCGCCCAGCCGATAACGCTGCTGGACGGCACCCCGCTCAGCGCGGCCCTGGGCATCGGCGCCTTCGCCGAACGGACCCTGGTCGCCGCAGGCCAGGCCATCAAGGTCGACCCGTCGGCCCGCCCGGAGGCGGCCAGCCTGATCGGCTGCGGAGTGATGGCCGGTTACGGCGCCGCCGTGCACACCGGCGGCGTCGGCAACGGTGACACCGTGGCCGTCATCGGCTGCGGTGGCGTGGGCAACGCGGCGATCGCCGGGGCCTCGCTGGCCGGTGCCCGCCGGGTCATCGCGATCGACATCGATGACGCCAAGCTGGATGCCGCCATCCGCTTCGGCGCCACGGACACCGTTCACTCCCTGGGTACGGACCCCATCGAGGCGGTCCGTGGCCTCACCGGCGGCTACGGCGCCGATGTGGTCATCGACGCTGTCGGCCGCCCCGAGACCTACCGGCAGGCCTTCTATATGCGTGATCACGCCGGGGTGCTGGTGCAGGTCGGGGTGCCCGAACCGGATATGCGTATCGACCTGCCCCTGATCGATCTGTTCTCCCGCGGCGGGTCCCTCAAGTCCTCCTGGTACGGGGACTGTCTGCCCAGCCGTGACTTCCCGGTCCTCATCGACCTCCATCTCCGGCGCAAGCTCGATCTGGACGCCTTCGTCAGCGAGACCCTCTCGCTGGATGAGGTGGAGGCCGCGTTCACCAAGATGCAGCGGGGTGACGTGCTGCGTTCGGTGGTGATCCTGTGA
- a CDS encoding IclR family transcriptional regulator has product MADTTEEQTEERRGATGSVQSVDRAVSVLEILARLGEAGVTEIADELGVHKSTAFRLLGVLENRGLVDQERERGKYYLGAGVLRLAGAAANRLDISQEGAPVCRSLAGDTGETANIAVLDADAAVNIMQARGAAAVTAYNWLGRRTPLHATASGKVLLAHLPKERQDGLLSRKLARFTEHTITTAADVRSQLQTAAERGFAYAYEELEIGLNAVAAPVRLHDGAVIGAIGVSGPAYRMARGRLPELAERSAKAAEELSRRMGYAG; this is encoded by the coding sequence ATGGCAGACACGACTGAGGAACAGACCGAGGAGCGGCGAGGGGCCACCGGGTCAGTGCAGTCGGTGGACCGGGCGGTGAGCGTCCTGGAGATCCTCGCCAGGCTGGGCGAGGCCGGGGTAACGGAGATCGCCGATGAGCTGGGTGTCCATAAGTCGACCGCGTTCCGGCTGCTGGGCGTGCTGGAGAACCGCGGCTTGGTCGACCAGGAGCGCGAGCGGGGCAAGTACTACCTCGGTGCGGGCGTGCTCAGGTTGGCGGGCGCGGCGGCCAACCGGCTCGATATCTCGCAGGAGGGCGCACCGGTGTGCCGGTCGCTCGCCGGTGACACCGGGGAGACCGCGAACATCGCCGTGCTCGACGCGGACGCCGCGGTGAACATCATGCAGGCACGCGGCGCCGCGGCGGTCACCGCGTACAACTGGCTGGGGCGGCGCACCCCGTTGCACGCCACCGCGAGCGGCAAGGTGCTGCTGGCCCATCTGCCCAAGGAGCGGCAGGACGGGCTGCTGAGCCGGAAGCTCGCACGGTTCACGGAGCACACCATCACCACGGCGGCCGATGTCCGGTCGCAGCTGCAGACGGCGGCGGAGCGCGGCTTCGCCTACGCCTACGAGGAGTTGGAGATCGGTCTGAACGCGGTGGCCGCTCCGGTACGGCTGCACGACGGCGCCGTGATCGGGGCGATCGGGGTTTCCGGGCCCGCGTACCGGATGGCCCGTGGCCGTCTTCCCGAGCTGGCCGAGCGCTCCGCCAAGGCCGCCGAAGAGCTGTCCCGCAGGATGGGGTACGCAGGCTGA
- a CDS encoding bifunctional 3-phenylpropionate/cinnamic acid dioxygenase ferredoxin subunit, whose protein sequence is MIPVCHIDDLPEGEAIRIDTAPPIAVFNADGDFYAIDDTCTHQDASLSDGWLEGCLIECPLHAAAFDVRTGVPTCLPARKPVRTHQITVVDGMIYVSPAVEEGAVA, encoded by the coding sequence GTGATTCCCGTCTGCCACATCGATGACCTGCCGGAAGGCGAGGCCATCCGTATCGACACCGCCCCGCCCATCGCCGTGTTCAACGCGGACGGCGACTTCTACGCCATCGACGACACCTGTACCCACCAGGACGCATCACTCTCCGACGGCTGGCTGGAGGGGTGCCTGATCGAATGCCCGCTGCACGCCGCCGCGTTCGATGTACGTACCGGAGTGCCCACCTGTCTGCCGGCCCGCAAGCCGGTACGCACTCACCAAATCACGGTCGTGGACGGGATGATCTACGTCAGCCCCGCGGTGGAAGAGGGCGCCGTCGCCTGA
- a CDS encoding nitrate- and nitrite sensing domain-containing protein — translation MRFRGNTIRRKIVALLLVPLVALTSIWAFATVITSREARQLLNVAHIVDKIGYPAEETVQAIQRERRQALIYRADPRRSDALTELHQQQRATDKVVNRIRVNAGDVRGELPQDSQKRLDTLLEELDGLESLRAKVERNTVSRADAFAAYNAVVDPSYELLGTLNALENVRLDKEARALVAVSRARELVSREDALMAAALAAGRMTKKELREFSDRVAERNIIYSTNLQMLPDEDRLTFEDYWDGADGRTLKSFEDAVVDAGAGGAVKAVNAERWDAATSTVLDDLEQMDRAAAERYTERVEPAALSVLLKAGIAGVLGFLAVLASVVVSFRIGRGLVRDLGTLRREAHEASGVRLPSVMRRLAAGEHVDVETEAPRLEYGPDEMGQVGQALNTLQRAAIEAAVKQADMRRGVSEVFVNLARRNQVLLHRQLTLLDTMERRTEDPEELADLFRLDHMTTRMRRHAEGLVILSGAAPSRQWRKPVQLMDVVRAAVAEVEDYERIEVRRLPRLAVDGPAVADLTHLIAELLENATVFSPPHTAVQVLGARVANGFTLEIHDRGLGMAPEMLLEANLRLAETPEFELSDTDRLGLFVVSRLAQRQGVRISLQPSPYGGTTAVVLIPGSVLTEVSGAGRDALERGRDEDTGSHGLGALARMPVSLPERETPVPLGLGGKPGGSAGPRPKGGPIELESALDDFDETEDSVGSLFRDLQSRHSRHDTGPTPEQHQQAHDDPEADSGLQPAHHDGPVPLPRRRPGAANGPVLVSDHGRPVGNDRGEHRGAADRRERDEEPQRPTTVGGLPRRVRQASLAPQLKTADRDTGDDGPEEGPRSPVAARAPEPPEERDADEVRSRMASLQRGWQRGREQNDRTTPEGDGR, via the coding sequence ATGCGCTTTCGCGGGAATACGATCCGCCGGAAGATCGTGGCGCTGTTGCTGGTGCCCCTGGTGGCACTCACCTCCATCTGGGCCTTCGCCACCGTCATCACCAGCCGTGAGGCCAGACAACTCCTGAATGTCGCCCACATCGTGGACAAGATCGGCTACCCGGCTGAGGAGACAGTTCAGGCCATTCAGCGCGAACGCCGCCAAGCGCTGATCTACCGTGCTGACCCGCGCCGCTCCGACGCGCTCACCGAGCTGCACCAGCAACAGCGCGCCACCGACAAGGTGGTGAACCGCATACGCGTCAACGCGGGAGATGTCCGCGGTGAACTGCCCCAGGACTCCCAGAAGCGGCTCGACACCCTCCTGGAAGAGCTGGACGGGCTGGAGTCCCTGCGCGCCAAGGTCGAGCGCAACACTGTCTCCCGCGCGGACGCGTTCGCCGCGTACAACGCCGTCGTGGATCCCAGCTACGAACTGCTGGGCACTCTGAATGCCCTGGAGAACGTCCGGCTCGACAAGGAGGCCCGCGCCCTCGTCGCCGTCTCCCGGGCCCGTGAGCTGGTCTCCCGGGAGGACGCACTGATGGCCGCCGCCCTCGCCGCGGGCCGGATGACCAAGAAGGAGCTGCGCGAGTTCTCCGACCGGGTCGCCGAACGGAACATCATCTACAGCACCAACCTCCAGATGCTGCCCGACGAGGACCGGCTGACCTTCGAGGACTACTGGGACGGCGCCGACGGACGGACCTTGAAGTCCTTTGAGGACGCCGTGGTCGACGCGGGCGCGGGCGGCGCCGTCAAGGCCGTCAACGCCGAGCGCTGGGACGCCGCCACCAGCACGGTCCTGGACGACCTGGAGCAGATGGACCGAGCGGCAGCCGAGCGCTACACGGAGCGGGTCGAGCCCGCGGCCCTGTCGGTGCTCCTCAAGGCGGGTATCGCCGGAGTCCTCGGCTTCCTGGCCGTACTGGCCTCCGTCGTCGTCTCATTCCGTATCGGCCGGGGCCTCGTCCGCGACCTCGGCACGCTGCGCAGAGAGGCACACGAGGCCTCCGGTGTCCGGCTGCCCAGCGTGATGCGCCGTCTTGCCGCGGGGGAGCACGTCGATGTGGAAACCGAGGCACCCCGCCTGGAGTACGGTCCGGATGAGATGGGCCAGGTAGGTCAGGCTCTCAACACTCTGCAGCGGGCCGCCATCGAGGCCGCCGTCAAACAGGCCGATATGCGCCGTGGTGTCTCCGAGGTCTTCGTCAACCTCGCCCGCCGCAACCAGGTGCTTCTGCACCGCCAGCTCACCCTCCTGGACACCATGGAGCGGCGCACCGAGGATCCCGAGGAGCTCGCCGATCTCTTCCGGCTCGACCATATGACGACCCGGATGCGCCGCCATGCCGAGGGCCTGGTCATCCTCTCCGGCGCCGCCCCCTCCCGGCAGTGGCGCAAGCCGGTCCAGCTGATGGATGTCGTACGGGCCGCCGTCGCCGAGGTCGAGGACTATGAGCGCATCGAGGTGCGGCGGCTGCCGAGGCTCGCCGTCGATGGCCCGGCGGTGGCCGACCTCACCCACCTCATCGCCGAACTCCTGGAGAACGCCACCGTCTTCTCGCCGCCGCACACCGCGGTGCAGGTGCTCGGCGCACGCGTCGCCAACGGCTTCACGCTGGAGATCCACGACCGCGGTCTCGGGATGGCCCCGGAGATGCTGCTGGAAGCCAATCTCCGGCTCGCCGAAACCCCGGAGTTCGAGCTCTCCGACACCGACCGGCTCGGTCTGTTCGTCGTCTCCCGGCTCGCCCAGCGGCAGGGCGTACGCATCTCCCTGCAGCCGTCCCCCTACGGCGGCACCACCGCCGTGGTCCTCATCCCGGGCTCTGTGCTCACCGAGGTGAGCGGCGCCGGAAGGGACGCCCTCGAACGCGGCAGGGACGAGGACACCGGCAGTCATGGACTGGGCGCGCTCGCCCGGATGCCGGTCTCCCTGCCGGAGCGGGAGACGCCCGTCCCCCTCGGTCTGGGCGGCAAGCCGGGCGGGTCCGCGGGCCCCCGGCCCAAGGGCGGGCCCATCGAGCTGGAAAGCGCGCTCGACGACTTCGATGAGACCGAGGACAGCGTCGGCAGCCTCTTCCGCGATCTGCAGAGCCGGCACAGCCGCCATGACACCGGCCCCACGCCGGAACAGCACCAGCAGGCCCATGACGATCCCGAGGCGGACAGCGGACTCCAGCCCGCACACCACGACGGCCCGGTCCCGCTGCCCCGGCGGCGACCCGGCGCCGCGAACGGCCCGGTCCTGGTGTCCGACCATGGCCGCCCGGTCGGCAATGACCGCGGAGAGCACCGGGGCGCAGCCGACCGCCGCGAGCGGGATGAGGAGCCGCAGCGTCCCACGACGGTGGGCGGCCTGCCCCGCCGGGTACGGCAGGCCAGCCTCGCACCCCAGCTCAAGACGGCGGACCGGGACACCGGGGACGACGGCCCCGAAGAGGGGCCCCGGAGCCCGGTAGCAGCCCGTGCTCCGGAGCCGCCCGAGGAACGGGATGCCGATGAGGTACGCAGCCGGATGGCCTCCCTGCAGCGGGGCTGGCAGCGAGGCCGGGAGCAGAACGACAGAACCACACCGGAGGGGGACGGTCGATGA
- a CDS encoding roadblock/LC7 domain-containing protein: MTAPRATPHSTASKGGGELNWLLDELVERVGSIRKALVLSGDGLARGVSKDLTREDSEHLAAVASGFHSLAKGVGRHFEAGGVRQTVVELEEAFLFVTAAGDGSCLAVLADAESDVGLVAYEMTLLVRRVGAHLGTAPRADHPGGG; encoded by the coding sequence ATGACCGCACCACGAGCCACACCCCACAGCACCGCTTCGAAGGGAGGCGGTGAGCTGAACTGGCTGCTGGATGAGTTGGTTGAGCGCGTCGGCAGCATCCGCAAGGCGCTCGTCCTGTCCGGCGACGGACTTGCCAGAGGCGTTTCGAAGGACCTCACCCGGGAGGACAGTGAGCACCTCGCGGCGGTGGCCTCCGGATTCCACAGCCTCGCCAAGGGAGTCGGCCGCCACTTCGAGGCGGGCGGTGTCCGGCAGACCGTCGTTGAGCTGGAAGAGGCCTTTCTGTTCGTCACCGCGGCGGGCGACGGCAGCTGCCTCGCGGTCCTTGCGGACGCCGAGTCGGATGTCGGGCTGGTCGCCTATGAGATGACACTGCTCGTCAGGCGGGTCGGCGCACACCTTGGTACCGCGCCCCGCGCAGACCACCCTGGCGGAGGGTGA
- a CDS encoding DUF742 domain-containing protein yields MTERWFDDAAGPVVRPYAMTRGRTRGAVGVQLDLIALVIAESAGDADDVHADRTLAPEHIDIVTRCRQAPQSVAELAADLDLPVGVVRVLIGDLIDADLVRVSRPVPPAELPDESILREVINGLRAL; encoded by the coding sequence ATGACGGAGCGATGGTTCGATGACGCGGCCGGGCCCGTGGTGCGGCCCTACGCGATGACGCGTGGCCGCACCCGCGGCGCCGTGGGCGTCCAACTCGACCTGATCGCACTGGTGATCGCGGAATCGGCCGGTGACGCCGATGATGTGCACGCCGACCGTACTCTCGCCCCGGAGCACATCGATATCGTCACCCGGTGCCGGCAGGCACCCCAGTCGGTCGCGGAGCTCGCGGCCGACCTCGATCTGCCGGTGGGGGTTGTCCGCGTACTCATCGGTGATCTCATCGACGCGGACCTGGTCCGTGTCAGCCGCCCCGTACCCCCGGCCGAGCTGCCGGACGAGAGCATCCTACGAGAGGTAATCAATGGTCTTCGGGCGCTCTAA
- a CDS encoding GTP-binding protein, which produces MVFGRSKRGCEEAAADPVTLKVLVAGGFGVGKTTFVGAVSEIKPLRTEEALTEASRPFDSTDGVEAKSTTTVAMDFGRITLSDSLVLYLFGTPGQDRFWFLWDELAQGALGAAVLVDTRRLEECFAAIDYFERRAIPFTVAVNCFDGADRYPIETVRAALDLDERVPVMLCDARRRESARDVLVSVVEHAMRTAASHHHPATATSS; this is translated from the coding sequence ATGGTCTTCGGGCGCTCTAAGCGAGGCTGCGAAGAGGCCGCCGCCGACCCGGTGACGCTCAAGGTCCTGGTGGCGGGCGGCTTCGGGGTAGGCAAGACCACCTTCGTGGGGGCGGTCAGCGAGATCAAACCGCTACGTACCGAGGAAGCCCTGACCGAGGCGAGCCGCCCGTTCGACAGCACCGACGGTGTGGAGGCGAAGTCCACCACGACCGTCGCCATGGACTTCGGGCGGATCACCCTCAGCGACTCCCTGGTGCTCTACCTCTTCGGCACCCCGGGGCAGGACCGCTTCTGGTTTCTCTGGGATGAGCTTGCCCAGGGCGCCCTCGGCGCGGCCGTGCTCGTCGACACCCGCCGCCTGGAGGAGTGCTTCGCCGCCATCGACTACTTCGAACGGCGCGCCATTCCCTTCACCGTGGCCGTCAACTGTTTCGACGGTGCCGACCGCTACCCGATTGAGACGGTCCGTGCGGCTCTCGACCTCGACGAGCGGGTGCCGGTGATGCTCTGTGACGCCCGCCGCCGGGAATCCGCCCGCGATGTCCTGGTCTCCGTAGTAGAACACGCCATGCGCACCGCCGCCTCCCACCACCACCCCGCCACCGCCACCTCTTCTTAA